Genomic window (Stenotrophomonas maltophilia):
ATGGGCGGCATGACCGCGCTGGCCGTGCTGATGCTGCAACCGGGCATCGCGCGCAGCCACGTCAACATTTCTGGTAGTGCGCAGGCGCTGCCGTTCTCGATCGCGATCCGTTCACTGCAGCGCGAGGCAATCCGTCTTGATCCGCGCTGGAATGGCGGTCGCTACGACGATGCGGAATACCCCGAGTCCGGTATGCGCATGGCGCGCAAGCTGGGCGTGATTACCTACCGCTCGGCACTGGAATGGGATGGCCGTTTCGGCCGCGTGCGGCTGGATTCGGACCAGACCGACGACGATCCGTTCGGCCTCGAATTCCAGGTGGAAAGCTATCTGGAAGGCCACGCACGGCGCTTCGTGCGTTTCTTCGATCCCAACTGCTACCTGTACCTGAGCCGTTCGATGGACTGGTTCGACCTGGCCGAGTATGCCGACGGCGACGTGCTGGCCGGGCTGGCGAAGATCCGGGTGGAGAAGGCACTGGCGATCGGCGCCAACACCGACATCCTGTTCCCGGTGCAACAGCAGCAACAGGTCGCCGATGGCCTGCGCGCCGGCGGCGCCGACGCGCGCTTCATCGGCCTGGAATCGCCGCAGGGCCATGATGCCTTCCTCGTCGATTTCGAGCGATTCGGCCCGGCCGTGCGCGGCTTCCTCGACACGCTGTAAGTGGCCTGGCGGCGTAACCTCGCACTGGCCGCGTTCGGCGCGCTGACCGCCTTGATGATCAGCGGTGTGCTGCCGCTGTGGCTGGGTGGCTGGTGCCTGCTGGCCAGCGCGGTGTCGTTCGGGCTGTATGGCCACGACAAGCGCGCGGCACAGCGAAAGCAATTGCGGATACCCGAGCGAACCCTGCAGCTGCTGGCCTTCGCCGGCGGTTGGCCCGGCGCGCTGCTGGGCCAGGCGCTGTTCCGCCACAAGCACCGCAAGGCCGCATTCCAGTGGGTGTTCTGGCTGTGCGTGCTGGCCAACGTCACCTCGATCGCGGTGATGCTGCGCGAGTTCTCGCGGTAATCGTTCGAATGGGTAGATCCACGCCGTGCGTGGATGTGCCGACCAAGGCCGGCATCTACCGAAGCACTTCGCGCTCCAACACCCCATCACGCAACCGGTATTGCGCATCCACCACGCCGTCGGGCAGGTCGTCGTGGGTGATCATCAGCAGGCTGCGTCCCTCCAGCAACCCGGAAAGGTCCTGCAGCAACGCACGTGCGGTATCCACGTCGAGGCCTTCGGTGGGTTCGTCCAGCAACAGGATCGGCGCATTGCGCAGCAGTGCACGGGCCAACGCCAACCGCCGCGCCTGGCCGGCCGACATCGTCGCGCCGTTCTCGCCCACCCAGGTCTGCAGGCCACCGTTGCGCTCGGCCCATTCGCCCAGGCGCACGCGACGCAACACCGCCCACAACGCTGCGTCACTGGCGTCGGAATCACCCAATCGCAGGTTCTCGGCCACGCTGCCGGCAAACACCGGCGCGTTCTGCGGCAGCCACGCCAGTTGCCGGTGCCAGTCGGCCTGGGCGAAATCACGCAGGTCGCGGCCACCGTAGGTCAGCCGTCCCTGCTGCGGATCCCATAGCCGCAGCAGCAGGCTCGACAGGGTGGTCTTGCCACTGCCGCTGTCACCGCGAATCGCAATGCGCTCGCCCGGCGCCAGGGTCAGCTGCAGGCCGGACAACACCGGCCGTGCGGCACCCGGCCACTGGAAATGCACGTCATCCCAATGCACGCGCGCCGCCTGCGGCACCGGCTGCGGCGCCTGCGGATCCTCCACCGTCGGCGGTTGCTCGACAATGGCCTGCAGGCGATCGGCGGCGATGCGCCCGGACTGCAGCGACTGCCAGGCCAGGCCCATGCCGGCCCACAGTTCGATCAGTGCCACGGTGAGGAATACCAGGCCCGCCGCCATTTCCGGCGCAATGCGCTGCTGTTCGGCCGCATGCAGGGCCAAGGCCAGCATCGCCACCAGGCCCAGCCCGGCGACCAGGCCATGCAGGGTCGAGGCCGCGATCAGGCGCCAACGCCGACGACGATCACGCGAGGCCAGCTGCTTGGCAGCCACGCGCACCTTCAGCTGCCAGGCCGCATCGGCATGCAGCGCGGCCAGATCACCGGCACCTTCCAGCCCTTCGAATGCAGCGGTACGCAATGCGGCACGATGCGCCGCACGATCGGCCTCTTCGTCGTCATGGCCACGCACGCCCAGCCACGGCACGCCGAAAGCAATCAGCAGCGCCAGCACTGCCAGCAACACCGCTGCCGACGGCAGGATCAGCGCCGCCGAGGCGACCGCCACCAGTGACAGCGCACCCAGCGCCACCAGCGGCCCGATCGCACGCACCAGCAGTCCATCCACTTCGCCGATGTCCCCCAGCAGCCGCGCCAGCAGCTCGCCGGTACGCGTGGCCCCCAATCGTGCCGGCGCCAGTGGCAGCGCGCGGCGGAAGAACCACACGCGCAGGTCGCGGGCGATGCGCAGCGTGGCATCGTGGCCGACCAGCTTTTCGAAGTAGCGCGACACGATGCGCGCCATGGTCAGGCCACGGATGCCGGCCGAGGGTGAGAAGAAGTTGAAGCCCTGGCCGAGGCCGGCCGCACCGGCCAGCGCAGCCGCCGTGAGGAAACCACCGGACAGGCCGAGCAGCGCCGTGCCGGCCAGCATCGTGGTCCACAGCAGCAGCATGGTCAGCAACAGGCGCGGTCGGTGGCGCAGGAACACCGCGCGCAGCGAATCAGGCGAACGACTCATGCGCGCACCGCCTGTGCCGGTTCCACCAGGCGGCCTTCCGGCAACAGCAGGCAACGGTCAGCCCACGCGATCACCGCCGGGCTGTGGGTGGCGACCACCACGCTGCGCCCGCGTGCATACGCGGCCAGGCTGCGCAGCAGGGCCGCTTCGGTATCGGCATCGAGGAATGCGGTGGGCTCGTCCAGCAGCAGCACCTGCGGATCACGCAGCAACAGGCGGGCCAGGCCGATGCGGCGGGCTTCGCCACCGGACAGGCCGAAGCCGCGCTCGCCGATCACCGTGTCCAGCCCCTGCGGCAGGCGCTGAGCAAACTGCAGGACCTGCGAGGCCTCGGCCACCGCGCGCAGCCGCGCATCGCTGGCACCGGGGTCGGCCAGGCGCAGGTTGTCGGCGATGCTGCCGTGGAACAGGTACGGTCGCTGGCTGGCATAGGCCACCTGCACGCCGGGCCGCAGCTGCAGCTTGCCGGCACGCGGCGGCAACCATCCGGCCAGCGCCTCCAGCAACGTGCTTTTGCCGGACCCGCTGGGACCGACCAGGGCCAGGCGCTGGCCCGGCTCCAGCAGCAGGTCCAGATCCTGCAGCACATCCTGCGGCGCACCCAGCGGACGCAGCACCAGCCCTTGTGCCTGCAGCGGCGGCAGGGCGGCCTCGGCCGGCTCCACCGCCAGCGGTGCAACCTCGTTCTCGATCAGGCCCTGCTCGTCCGGCAGCGACTGCAGCAGGCGCTCCACTTCGGCGGCGGCAGCCAGTGCATTGGCACGATCGTGGTAGTGCGCGGCCAGCCGTCGCAGCGGCGCATAGAACTCCGGCGCCAGCAGCAGGCAGAACAGGCCCGCGCCCAGCGTCGGCACCGCTGCATGCAGCGACATCATGCCCAGATAGCTCAGGCCCAGGTACAGCGCCACCATCGCCACGCTCACCGAGGCGAAGAATTCCAGCACCGTGGACGACAGGAACGCGATCCGCAGCACCTTCAGCGTGCGCACGCGCACGCCTTCGGCGGCAGCCTCGATGCCCTCCAGCTCGGCGTCACCGCGGCCATACAGGCGCAGCAGGCCCAGGCCCTTGATCCGGTCGGCGAAATGGCCGCTCATCCGCGCCAGTTCACCGAGCTGCGCGCGCCCGGCGGCTTCGGCGCCCCATCCCACCAGCATCATGAAGAACGGCACCAGCGGCGCGGTGAACAGCAGGATCAGCGCCACCACCCAGTCCACCCAGGCGACAGCGGCCAGGATCAGCAGCGGCACCACCACCACTTCGGTGCGCACCGGCAGGAAGCCGCTGTAATAACTCTCGATCGCATCACCGTGATGCAGCATCAGTTCGCCCAGTTCGCCGGTGCGGCGCTGCCGCAGCCACAGCGGGCCATGGCCCAGCAGGCGCGCGAACACACGCTCACGCAGTGCCAACCGCGCGGCATCGGCCACATCACCGGCAGCCGCCTGGGTGGCGCTGCCCAGCAGCGTACGCAGCACCAGGATCACGGCCAGTCCAGCGAGCACCGGCAGGCCCGACGCCAGCGGCGCGCGTTCGACCAGTACCGTCTGCACCAGCCAGGCAATGGCCGCTGCCTGGCCGATCAGCAGCGCGCCAGACAGGCTGATGCACAGCGCCGCCAGCCGCTGGCGACCTCGAGCGGAGCGCGCAAGATCGGCCAGCCAGGCCGTGCGCACCCGCCGCTGGCGGGCGTTTTCAGCTTCCGGGGACAGGCCGTCAGGGGTCGTTTCGGCAGCGCTCAAGAGGTCTTCACAGGCAACGGGGGAGACACGGCATTGTAGGCGCAGGCAATAGCCGGCCTCTGCGGCCAGCGGTCGCAGTCTTCATCAGGTTGGCATACGATCAACCGGGGCACCTGTTCATACATTGATCTGGATCAAGGCTGTTTGAAGTAGTCGGTCACATCATTCACGTCGTAGACCACCCTTCCCGCCACCTGCAACGGCACTATCCAACGAGGTAGCCAGGCCATGATTGATCAGACAGTCGTAGAACTGTCGCGGCTGCAATTCGCGCTGACCGCGATGTACCACTTCCTATTCGTACCGCTCACCCTCGGCCTGTCCTTCATGGTAGCCATCATGGAGAGCGTGTACGTGATGACCGGCAAGGAGATCTGGCGCAGGATGACCCTGTTCTGGGGCGTCCTGTTCGGCATCAACTTCGCCATGGGCGTCGCCACCGGCATCGTCATGGAATTCCAGTTCGGCATGAACTGGTCCTACTACAGCCACTACGTGGGTGACATCTTCGGTGCACCGCTGGCCATCGAAGGCCTGATGGCGTTCTTCCTGGAAGCCACCTTCGTCGGCCTGTTCTTCTTCGGCTGGAACCGCCTGACCAAGGTCAAGCACCTGATGGTGACCTGGCTGATGGCGCTGGGCACCAACCTGTCGGCGATCTGGATCCTGATCGCCAACGGCTGGATGCAGAACCCGACCGGCGCGGTGTTCAACCCGGAAACCATGCGCATGGAAGTCGTCGACTTCATGGCCGTGGTGTTCAACCCGGTGGCGCAGGCCAAGTTCGTGCACACCGTCAGCGCCGGTTACGTGACTGGTGCAGTGTTCGTGATGGCGATCAGCGCCCTGTTCCTGCTGCGCAACAAGCACAAGGACCTGGCCCGTCGTTCGTTCGCCGTGGCCGCAGCCTTCGGCCTGCTGTCGTCGCTGTCGGTGGTGGTGCTGGGTGACGAGAGCGGTTACGCCGCCAGCGAACACCAGAAGATGAAGCTGGCCGCGATCGAAGCGATGTGGGAGACCGAGCGTGCACCGGCCGACTTCACCGCCTTCGGCATCCCGAACCAGGAAACCCACCAGAACGACTACGCGGTGAAGATCCCGTACCTGATGGGCCTGATCGCCACCCGTTCGTTGAACCAGCCGATTCCGGGCATCCTGGAACTGGTCGAGCGCGCCGAACACCGCGTGCGCGGCGGCCAGCTGGCCTACGGTGCGCTGGAACGCCTGCGCGCGAACAAGAACGACGTTGAAGCGCGCGAGATGTTCGACCGCCATTGGCAGGACCTGGGCCATGGCCTGCTGCTCAAGCGCTACCGCGATGACATCCTCAACGCCACCCCGCAGCAAATCTCGCAGGCGGCGATGGACACCGTGCCGCGCGTGATGCCGCTGTTCTGGACCTTCCGCGTGATGGCCGGACTGGGCTTCTACCTGATCGCCTTCTTCGCGCTGGCCTTCTACTACTCCTGCCGCAACAACTTCCAGGACAAGCGCTGGTTCCTGCGCCTGGCCCTGTGGACGCTGCCGGCACCGTGGATCGCGATCGAATGTGGCTGGTTCGTGGCCGAATACGGTCGCCAGCCGTGGGCGGTCGACGGCGTGCTGCCGACCTTCTATGCAGCATCGGGCCTGGCCCTGCATGAAATCGTGCTGACCCTGGCCGGCTTCACCGCGATCTACACCGCGCTGATCGTGGTCGAGATCAAGCTGATGCTCAAGGCGATCCGCAAGGGTCCGGACGAGGTGCTGCCGTCGCTGCAGTCGCCCCAGCCGCATGCTTCCCACAATGCCTCGGCGCCGGCCGCCGGCCAGGCCTGAGGCAGGAGAACCAAGATGGATTTCATTCTTCTGGACTACACCACGCTGCGCGTGATCTGGTGGTTGCTGCTCGGCATCCTGCTGATCGGTTTCGCCGTGATGGATGGTTTCGACCTGGGCGTGGGCACCCTGCTGCCCTTCGTCGCCCGCAACGATGCCGAGCGCCGGCTGGTGATCAACACCATCGGCCCGGTCTGGGAAGGCAACCAGGTATGGCTGGTGCTCGGCGGCGGTGCGATCTTCGCCGCCTGGCCGCCGCTGTATGCGGTCAGCTTCTCCGGGTTCTACCTGGCGATGTTCGTGATCCTGTTCGCCCTGATCCTGCGTCCGGTAGGCTTCAAGTTCCGCAGCAAGATGCCCAGCGAGCGCTGGCGCAACACCTGGGACTGGGCGCTGTTCATCGGCGGCTTCATCCCGGCGCTGATCATGGGCGTGGCAGTGGGCAACGTGGTGTTGGGCGTGCCGTTCCACTTCGATGACAGCATGCGCATCTTCTACACCGGCTCGTTCTTCGGGCTGCTGATGCCCTTCGCGCTTCTGGCCGGCCTGCTCAGCGTGTCGATGCTGGTCGCCCACGGTGCCGCCATGCTGGTGCTGAAGACCGATGGCCCGGTGGCCGAGCGTGCGGCCCGCTTCGGCAGCATCGCCGCGATCATCGCCTTCGTGCTGTTCGCCGTCGGTGGCGCCTGGGTGGCCTTCGGCCTGCCGGGTTACCAGATCACCTCGCAGGTGGTCACCGATGGCGCCACCAATCCGCTGCTGAAGACC
Coding sequences:
- the metX gene encoding homoserine O-acetyltransferase MetX translates to MTEFIPPGSRFHALPSPFPFKRGGALHGARVAYETWGTLAADASNAILIVTGLSPDAHAAANDANPAAGWWEGMVGPGKPIDTDRWYVVCVNSLGSCKGSTGPASLNPATGQPYRLDFPELSIEDGARAAIEVVRALGIEQLACVVGNSMGGMTALAVLMLQPGIARSHVNISGSAQALPFSIAIRSLQREAIRLDPRWNGGRYDDAEYPESGMRMARKLGVITYRSALEWDGRFGRVRLDSDQTDDDPFGLEFQVESYLEGHARRFVRFFDPNCYLYLSRSMDWFDLAEYADGDVLAGLAKIRVEKALAIGANTDILFPVQQQQQVADGLRAGGADARFIGLESPQGHDAFLVDFERFGPAVRGFLDTL
- a CDS encoding DUF1294 domain-containing protein — translated: MAWRRNLALAAFGALTALMISGVLPLWLGGWCLLASAVSFGLYGHDKRAAQRKQLRIPERTLQLLAFAGGWPGALLGQALFRHKHRKAAFQWVFWLCVLANVTSIAVMLREFSR
- the cydC gene encoding thiol reductant ABC exporter subunit CydC; translation: MSRSPDSLRAVFLRHRPRLLLTMLLLWTTMLAGTALLGLSGGFLTAAALAGAAGLGQGFNFFSPSAGIRGLTMARIVSRYFEKLVGHDATLRIARDLRVWFFRRALPLAPARLGATRTGELLARLLGDIGEVDGLLVRAIGPLVALGALSLVAVASAALILPSAAVLLAVLALLIAFGVPWLGVRGHDDEEADRAAHRAALRTAAFEGLEGAGDLAALHADAAWQLKVRVAAKQLASRDRRRRWRLIAASTLHGLVAGLGLVAMLALALHAAEQQRIAPEMAAGLVFLTVALIELWAGMGLAWQSLQSGRIAADRLQAIVEQPPTVEDPQAPQPVPQAARVHWDDVHFQWPGAARPVLSGLQLTLAPGERIAIRGDSGSGKTTLSSLLLRLWDPQQGRLTYGGRDLRDFAQADWHRQLAWLPQNAPVFAGSVAENLRLGDSDASDAALWAVLRRVRLGEWAERNGGLQTWVGENGATMSAGQARRLALARALLRNAPILLLDEPTEGLDVDTARALLQDLSGLLEGRSLLMITHDDLPDGVVDAQYRLRDGVLEREVLR
- the cydD gene encoding thiol reductant ABC exporter subunit CydD yields the protein MSAAETTPDGLSPEAENARQRRVRTAWLADLARSARGRQRLAALCISLSGALLIGQAAAIAWLVQTVLVERAPLASGLPVLAGLAVILVLRTLLGSATQAAAGDVADAARLALRERVFARLLGHGPLWLRQRRTGELGELMLHHGDAIESYYSGFLPVRTEVVVVPLLILAAVAWVDWVVALILLFTAPLVPFFMMLVGWGAEAAGRAQLGELARMSGHFADRIKGLGLLRLYGRGDAELEGIEAAAEGVRVRTLKVLRIAFLSSTVLEFFASVSVAMVALYLGLSYLGMMSLHAAVPTLGAGLFCLLLAPEFYAPLRRLAAHYHDRANALAAAAEVERLLQSLPDEQGLIENEVAPLAVEPAEAALPPLQAQGLVLRPLGAPQDVLQDLDLLLEPGQRLALVGPSGSGKSTLLEALAGWLPPRAGKLQLRPGVQVAYASQRPYLFHGSIADNLRLADPGASDARLRAVAEASQVLQFAQRLPQGLDTVIGERGFGLSGGEARRIGLARLLLRDPQVLLLDEPTAFLDADTEAALLRSLAAYARGRSVVVATHSPAVIAWADRCLLLPEGRLVEPAQAVRA
- a CDS encoding cytochrome ubiquinol oxidase subunit I, with the translated sequence MIDQTVVELSRLQFALTAMYHFLFVPLTLGLSFMVAIMESVYVMTGKEIWRRMTLFWGVLFGINFAMGVATGIVMEFQFGMNWSYYSHYVGDIFGAPLAIEGLMAFFLEATFVGLFFFGWNRLTKVKHLMVTWLMALGTNLSAIWILIANGWMQNPTGAVFNPETMRMEVVDFMAVVFNPVAQAKFVHTVSAGYVTGAVFVMAISALFLLRNKHKDLARRSFAVAAAFGLLSSLSVVVLGDESGYAASEHQKMKLAAIEAMWETERAPADFTAFGIPNQETHQNDYAVKIPYLMGLIATRSLNQPIPGILELVERAEHRVRGGQLAYGALERLRANKNDVEAREMFDRHWQDLGHGLLLKRYRDDILNATPQQISQAAMDTVPRVMPLFWTFRVMAGLGFYLIAFFALAFYYSCRNNFQDKRWFLRLALWTLPAPWIAIECGWFVAEYGRQPWAVDGVLPTFYAASGLALHEIVLTLAGFTAIYTALIVVEIKLMLKAIRKGPDEVLPSLQSPQPHASHNASAPAAGQA
- the cydB gene encoding cytochrome d ubiquinol oxidase subunit II, with amino-acid sequence MDFILLDYTTLRVIWWLLLGILLIGFAVMDGFDLGVGTLLPFVARNDAERRLVINTIGPVWEGNQVWLVLGGGAIFAAWPPLYAVSFSGFYLAMFVILFALILRPVGFKFRSKMPSERWRNTWDWALFIGGFIPALIMGVAVGNVVLGVPFHFDDSMRIFYTGSFFGLLMPFALLAGLLSVSMLVAHGAAMLVLKTDGPVAERAARFGSIAAIIAFVLFAVGGAWVAFGLPGYQITSQVVTDGATNPLLKTAELGAAGGWMRNYSTMPATILAPLLGLAGLLASAVLLRARRGGLAFIASGAAIAGIILTVGFAIFPFLLPSSSQPTSSLTVWDASSSHLTLWIMLLATAVFLPIIIGYTTWVYRVLKGKTTTEEMGNNPNAY